In a single window of the Fusarium falciforme chromosome 3, complete sequence genome:
- a CDS encoding MFS domain-containing protein: MESTTRDHTSDYDIAPGTVYIVEQPSALSADSTAAVILIPTPADDLTDPLRWSVWRKRYHLFLLIAYGTLMTALGNWEASIYVNIQEALGTTITLLNVGMALTLLMLGVGNVFLTPLSHKLGRRFTYLSSLIIVIASKIWLAKAKNSGDFIGAHVLFGLGRAPYEALIPISIADVLFTHERGFGLGIYSFGLMFGSSVGPIASGYMVKTLHWRWVYWWGAILCGVVWVVMFLTLEESCFIRKPSQVESTTFDPDERGTPTQESSSEDHKTAQEEVKDEKNDLQHHGSNTSVHRVGEVLDADNFRFQTSLWTVFPGSLGVLAKQCYQPLQLAWFPVILWCGIMYGASVSWISVLGTTTATMLGSAPYNFGNDALGLIWLSPLVGAIFGSYFAGSFNDQLTMFLSRRNRGWREPEFRLWAFLPTAFIMPGGLILYGVGAAKDLPWIAPIIGMGLVGFGLSVAAALTVAYTVDCYQAIDGEAVTTVILIRNLIGSALTFGIQPWIDSMGVTDTFITVGCLSFVITMAAGLLIVWGKKMRFLTKAAYMNFACLSG, encoded by the exons ATGGAGTCCACCACACGCGACCATACGTCTGATTATGACATTGCACCCGGAACGGTGTACATCGTCGAGCAGCCGTCCGCTTTGTCCGCCGACTCGACCGCTGCTGTCATCTTGATACCCACTCCGGCCGATGACTTGACAGATCCCTTACGCTGGTCTGTCTGGCGCAAGAGGTATCACCTGTTCCTCCTGATCGCCTATGGTACACTCATGACTGCCCTGGGCAACTGGGAAGCCTCTATCTATGTTAATATCCAGGAGGCACTTGGGACGACCATCACCCTTCTCAATGTTGGCATGGCTTTGACTCTGTTGATGCTTGGTGTTGGCAATGTCTTTCTGACTCCTCTCTCCCACA AACTTGGTCGCAGATTCACCTATTTATCCAGCCTGATTATCGTCATCGCAAGCAAGATATGGCTCGCCAAAGCCAAGAACTCTGGCGATTTCATCGGCGCCCACGTCCTCTTTGGCCTGGGCCGCGCCCCCTACGAAGCCTTGATTCCGATTTCGATCGCAGATGTCCTCTTTACCCATGAGAGAGGCTTCGGACTCGGCATCTACTCATTCGGTCTGATGTTTGGATCCTCTGTCGGCCCCATCGCCTCCGGCTACATGGTCAAGACACTGCACTGGCGTTGGGTGTACTGGTGGGGAGCCATTCTCTGCGGCGTCGTCTGGGTTGTCATGTTCTTGACTCTTGAGGAAAGTTGCTTCATCAGAAAGCCATCTCAAGTCGAGTCAACCACCTTCGATCCCGATGAACGAGGCACGCCCACTCAGGAGTCCAGTTCAGAAGATCACAAGacagcccaagaagaagtcaAGGACGAAAAGAACGATCTGCAGCACCACGGCAGCAACACTTCTGTCCACAGGGTGGGCGAAGTCTTGGATGCAGACAACTTTAGGTTCCAGACCAGCCTGTGGACCGTCTTCCCAGGTAGTCTTGGCGTCTTGGCCAAGCAATGTTATCAGCCACTGCAACTGGCTTGGTTCCCAGTCATCCTCTGG TGTGGGATCATGTACGGAGCCTCTGTCTCGTGGATCAGTGTTCTGGGCACAACCACTGCCACCATGTTAGGCTCGGCACCTTACAATTTTGGCAACGATGCTCTTGGCCTTATTTGGCTCTCGCCACTTGTTGGCGCAATCTTTGG TTCTTACTTTGCTGGTTCCTTCAACGACCAACTCACCATGTTTCTATCCCGCCGCAACCGTGGCTGGCGTGAGCCCGAGTTCCGTCTCTGGGCTTTCCTACCAACGGCCTTCATCATGCCTGGAGGTCTGATCCTCTACGGCGTCGGTGCAGCTAAAGATCTACCCTGGATTGCACCCATCATCGGCATGGGACTAGTGGGATTCGGCCTGTCAGTTGCTGCAGCACTCACGGTGGCCTATACTGTTGATTGCTACCAAGCCATTGACGGCGAGGCTGTCACTACGGTTATTCTGATCCGAAATCTCATTGGCAGTGCCCTTACTTTTGGTATCCAGCCTTGGATCGACAGCATGGGGGTAACGGATACATTTATCACGGTCGGGTGCCTGTCTTTTGTTATTACCATGGCTGCTGGATTGTTGATTGTGTGGGGAAAGAAGATGCGTTTCCTGACCAAGGCGGCGTACATGAACTTTGCCTGCTTGTCGGGATAG